One genomic region from Terriglobus aquaticus encodes:
- a CDS encoding DUF5522 domain-containing protein gives MSPRKVACLPDEPAGLAPEDFYYEGPYLVFTAAYHLKRGYCCGSGCRHCPYGDEKASPKSGCDDPAATAATMEQDRGN, from the coding sequence ATGTCTCCGCGCAAGGTGGCCTGTTTGCCTGACGAGCCCGCAGGTCTCGCTCCGGAAGACTTCTACTACGAAGGCCCATACCTGGTCTTCACCGCGGCATACCACCTGAAGCGCGGGTACTGCTGCGGCAGCGGATGCCGGCACTGCCCCTACGGCGACGAGAAAGCATCCCCGAAATCGGGCTGTGATGACCCGGCCGCGACCGCCGCTACAATGGAACAGGACAGGGGAAATTGA
- a CDS encoding oxidative damage protection protein — MAHMVFCAKYKQELPGLDEPPFDSELGQKVYKTISQRAWNEWVERQKMLLNEYRLQPWTPQAQEFLVEQMNDFFYGSGGELPKEYVAPTA, encoded by the coding sequence ATGGCACACATGGTGTTTTGCGCGAAGTACAAGCAGGAACTGCCGGGACTGGACGAGCCGCCGTTCGACTCCGAGCTGGGTCAGAAGGTGTACAAGACCATCAGCCAGCGCGCGTGGAACGAGTGGGTCGAGCGGCAGAAGATGCTGTTGAACGAATATCGTTTGCAGCCCTGGACCCCGCAAGCGCAGGAGTTCCTGGTGGAGCAGATGAACGATTTCTTCTACGGCTCCGGCGGCGAACTGCCGAAGGAATACGTCGCTCCGACAGCCTAA
- the hemE gene encoding uroporphyrinogen decarboxylase: MTQTAAILGGSTLASDTPPPHRSDSRFVRACLRQQVDRTPVWFLRQAGRYMPEYMAVRRHHSLLEICRTPEIAAEVTITAAERLGVDAAIIFADLLLPFTPMGLDFEFVNGEGPVVHQPVRTREQIAALRTDGAGELEYVAQAIATVAKHFAAPRADGDRLGIIGFCGAPFTLASYMIEGGSSRNYIETKKLMYTDRDAWTMLCDKLVTVLTEYAAQQVRAGADVLQVFDSWAGALSVEDYREYVLPATTQLVQSIKALGVPVIYFGVDTASLLSTMRETGADVLGLDWRVPLDEGWRLAGKSIAVQGNLDPITLFAPQEILHARVKSVLDAAGNRPGHIFNLGHGIVPGTPVENVIAVGQWVRELSARSGAAQ, from the coding sequence ATGACGCAAACCGCAGCCATTCTTGGCGGGTCGACCCTAGCAAGCGACACACCGCCGCCGCACCGGAGCGACAGCCGATTCGTGCGTGCTTGTCTGCGGCAGCAGGTGGATCGCACCCCTGTGTGGTTCCTGCGCCAGGCGGGTCGCTACATGCCGGAGTATATGGCGGTGCGCCGCCATCATTCGCTGCTCGAGATCTGCCGAACACCAGAGATCGCGGCAGAGGTGACGATCACCGCGGCAGAGCGCCTTGGCGTTGACGCGGCGATCATCTTTGCCGACCTGCTGCTGCCGTTCACGCCGATGGGACTCGACTTCGAGTTTGTGAACGGCGAGGGCCCGGTGGTGCATCAGCCGGTCCGCACGCGCGAGCAGATCGCGGCTCTGCGCACCGACGGCGCCGGCGAGCTGGAGTACGTTGCGCAGGCAATTGCGACGGTGGCCAAGCACTTTGCGGCACCGCGCGCGGATGGAGACCGTTTGGGGATCATCGGCTTCTGCGGAGCGCCTTTTACGCTCGCCAGTTACATGATCGAGGGCGGGTCGTCGCGCAATTACATCGAGACGAAGAAGCTGATGTACACCGATCGCGATGCCTGGACGATGCTCTGCGACAAGCTGGTGACGGTGCTGACGGAGTACGCCGCGCAGCAGGTGCGGGCGGGCGCGGATGTGCTGCAGGTGTTCGATAGCTGGGCCGGCGCGCTCTCGGTTGAGGACTATCGCGAATACGTTCTGCCTGCAACGACGCAACTGGTGCAAAGCATCAAGGCGCTGGGCGTGCCGGTGATTTATTTCGGCGTCGATACCGCTTCGCTGCTGAGCACCATGCGCGAGACCGGTGCCGATGTTCTGGGCCTGGACTGGCGCGTTCCCCTGGATGAGGGCTGGCGGCTGGCGGGCAAGAGCATCGCGGTGCAGGGCAATCTTGATCCGATTACGCTGTTCGCGCCGCAAGAAATTCTGCATGCTCGCGTGAAATCGGTTCTGGATGCGGCGGGAAACCGGCCAGGACACATCTTCAACCTGGGTCACGGAATCGTTCCGGGTACGCCGGTCGAGAACGTGATTGCGGTGGGGCAGTGGGTGCGCGAACTGAGCGCCCGGAGCGGAGCCGCGCAATGA
- the hemH gene encoding ferrochelatase, with the protein MSLFHFLVGVAAEKLNLRERLEPLHDQIARQVTQRAQEPAENAVTQSSGPLPEAVLLLAHGTPDTLGEMDAYLKLVTGGRGVPPHVVHELQERYAEIGLRDEPTPEGPHLTRWTLLQGRLLAAKLGVPVYVGMRNWKPFIADVVAQMKSDGVRSARTLCLAPQNSRTSVGLYRRAVETAAGDDLQIDFLAGWAEHPLLARAFAEKMRAALLSARATGARTAVLFTAHSVPCRTVQASVKPVEHHGMVLATEPDTYNSECKKTAARIAAELSDILPESEWYFCFQSQGISGGPWIGPSVEDTLSALKQEGYEHVVLQPVGFLCDHVEILYDIDIAFQQTARELGITISRAESLNDSSTLIQALEDLVRNGYEHPLAPAPHTSAELLTVLAPLEEPATAA; encoded by the coding sequence ATGAGCCTCTTTCATTTTCTCGTCGGCGTTGCCGCGGAAAAACTGAACCTGCGTGAGCGCCTGGAGCCGCTGCACGATCAGATTGCGAGGCAGGTCACGCAGCGAGCGCAGGAGCCTGCAGAGAATGCGGTGACGCAGAGTTCCGGCCCGCTGCCGGAAGCGGTTCTGCTGCTGGCGCACGGCACGCCCGACACACTCGGGGAGATGGACGCGTACCTGAAGCTGGTGACCGGCGGTCGTGGCGTTCCGCCGCACGTGGTGCACGAGTTGCAGGAGCGCTACGCCGAGATCGGTCTGCGCGACGAACCCACTCCGGAAGGCCCGCACCTGACCCGCTGGACGCTGCTGCAGGGCCGGCTGCTCGCAGCGAAGCTGGGCGTGCCCGTGTATGTTGGCATGCGCAACTGGAAGCCATTCATCGCCGATGTCGTCGCGCAGATGAAGAGCGACGGCGTTCGCAGCGCGCGTACCCTGTGCCTGGCGCCGCAGAATAGCCGCACCAGCGTGGGTCTGTACCGGCGCGCGGTGGAGACCGCCGCAGGCGACGACCTCCAGATCGACTTTCTCGCGGGGTGGGCAGAGCATCCGCTGCTGGCGCGTGCCTTTGCTGAAAAGATGCGGGCAGCGTTGCTCTCCGCGCGCGCAACGGGTGCCCGTACCGCCGTGCTGTTCACCGCGCACTCGGTCCCCTGCCGCACCGTGCAGGCTTCTGTGAAGCCGGTGGAGCACCACGGCATGGTGCTTGCCACCGAACCCGACACCTACAACTCCGAGTGCAAGAAAACCGCCGCTCGCATTGCCGCGGAACTGAGCGACATTCTGCCGGAGTCGGAGTGGTACTTCTGCTTCCAGTCGCAGGGCATCAGCGGTGGGCCATGGATCGGTCCCAGCGTGGAAGATACGCTGTCGGCGCTGAAACAGGAAGGCTACGAACACGTGGTCTTGCAGCCGGTCGGCTTCCTGTGCGATCACGTGGAGATTCTGTACGACATCGACATCGCGTTTCAGCAGACGGCGCGCGAACTTGGCATCACCATCTCGCGCGCGGAGAGCCTGAACGACAGTTCGACGCTTATACAAGCGTTAGAGGATTTGGTGCGGAACGGCTACGAGCATCCGCTGGCACCCGCGCCGCACACCAGCGCCGAGTTGCTGACAGTGCTCGCGCCCCTGGAAGAGCCCGCAACGGCCGCCTGA
- the hemG gene encoding protoporphyrinogen oxidase translates to MPKHILILGGGIAGLTAAYELTRLQQSGADLTFTLIEKSARLGGTVETERRSTTAGEFVIDLGPDGWVSEKPWARELAIELGLGDQLLPSNDAERVTWVLHNQRLEAMPDGMRMMVPSDLGSLDHAPLFNAEARAAYAAEPGRAEELKRTAAQSDESVASFVRRHYGDEVLRTIGAPLLGGIFGGDVEQLSVRAVMKPFVDMEREYGSLILALQAKAVERSSRPQTGNKATIFTSLLRGTGALAEAMIATLDPQNIMFHRRAVSLTRVGSQWRVGSELDVRTPGVSAEAHLADHVLIALPVLQARDLLRDLDGTAIRVMQMQTSSAAVVAFGFLPEKNVQWPKGFGFLVPPTDASGGGLLAATFSDQKYAHRAPAGGRLIRAYYGGLDVAADGSDLPASAMRSLPYGNALEDLRSILGPLPDPDFSITRLWHRALPQYAVSHLERMAELDARIQQLGGLHLLGNGYRGVGLPDLIRDARAAARSVAGAS, encoded by the coding sequence ATGCCGAAGCACATCCTCATTCTTGGCGGCGGCATTGCCGGCCTGACCGCGGCCTATGAACTGACAAGATTACAGCAGAGCGGGGCGGACCTCACGTTCACCCTGATTGAGAAGTCCGCCCGTCTTGGCGGGACGGTGGAGACCGAACGCCGCTCAACAACGGCGGGCGAGTTCGTGATCGACCTGGGCCCCGACGGTTGGGTGAGCGAAAAACCGTGGGCGCGCGAACTTGCGATCGAGCTCGGCCTTGGTGATCAGTTGCTGCCCTCGAACGACGCCGAACGCGTCACGTGGGTACTGCACAATCAGCGCCTGGAAGCCATGCCGGACGGGATGCGCATGATGGTCCCGTCGGATCTGGGCAGTCTGGACCATGCGCCGCTGTTCAACGCGGAGGCGCGTGCCGCGTACGCCGCCGAGCCGGGTCGCGCGGAGGAGTTGAAGCGTACCGCGGCGCAGAGTGACGAATCGGTCGCCAGCTTCGTGCGGCGTCACTATGGCGACGAGGTGCTGCGCACCATTGGCGCTCCGCTGCTGGGGGGCATCTTCGGCGGAGACGTGGAGCAGCTAAGCGTGCGCGCGGTGATGAAGCCGTTCGTGGACATGGAGCGCGAGTACGGATCGCTCATCCTAGCGTTGCAGGCCAAGGCGGTCGAACGCAGTTCTAGGCCGCAGACCGGGAATAAGGCGACCATCTTCACCTCCCTGCTCCGCGGCACAGGAGCCTTAGCCGAGGCGATGATTGCGACACTCGATCCGCAAAACATCATGTTCCACAGGCGGGCGGTGAGCCTGACTCGCGTGGGATCGCAATGGCGTGTTGGTTCGGAGTTGGATGTACGCACGCCCGGCGTGTCCGCCGAGGCGCACCTGGCAGATCACGTTCTGATCGCCCTGCCTGTGCTGCAGGCGCGCGACCTGCTTCGCGATCTGGATGGAACGGCCATCCGCGTGATGCAGATGCAGACCAGCAGCGCTGCCGTGGTCGCATTTGGGTTTCTGCCGGAGAAGAACGTGCAGTGGCCGAAGGGCTTCGGCTTCCTTGTGCCGCCCACCGATGCCAGCGGAGGCGGCCTGCTTGCCGCCACCTTCAGCGACCAAAAGTACGCGCATCGCGCCCCTGCCGGCGGCCGCCTAATCCGCGCCTATTATGGTGGGCTCGACGTTGCAGCGGATGGCAGCGACCTGCCCGCATCCGCAATGCGCTCGCTGCCCTATGGGAATGCACTGGAAGACCTGCGCAGCATTCTGGGCCCGCTGCCCGACCCGGATTTTTCGATTACGCGCCTATGGCATCGCGCGCTGCCGCAGTATGCGGTGAGCCACCTGGAGCGGATGGCCGAGCTGGATGCGCGGATTCAGCAGCTTGGCGGCCTTCACCTGCTCGGCAATGGTTACCGCGGTGTAGGCTTGCCGGACCTGATCCGCGACGCTCGGGCCGCAGCGCGATCTGTAGCGGGGGCAAGCTAG
- a CDS encoding 2'-5' RNA ligase family protein, with protein sequence MSSVLTLALDSSSQQRFELLRQQWFPPERNQIPAHLTLFHTLPETEAVAHSLRAIATATRPFHMEVSGLRSLGRGVAFFLEAPAAKALHRDLSNAFQDELSPQDRQGFRPHVVVQNKVEPAVARETLAVLQAGFVPWRCQAVGLDWWRYLGGPWQLLQRFAFPV encoded by the coding sequence GTGAGCTCCGTTCTGACTCTGGCGCTGGACTCGTCGTCGCAGCAGCGGTTTGAGTTGCTGCGACAGCAATGGTTTCCGCCAGAGCGGAACCAGATTCCTGCACATCTCACGCTCTTTCATACCCTGCCCGAGACCGAGGCCGTAGCCCACTCGCTGCGTGCCATCGCGACGGCAACGCGACCGTTCCACATGGAGGTGAGCGGGTTGCGCTCGCTGGGGCGGGGCGTTGCCTTCTTCCTGGAAGCGCCTGCCGCCAAGGCTCTCCACCGCGACCTGAGCAACGCGTTTCAAGACGAGCTGAGCCCGCAGGACCGGCAGGGCTTCCGACCGCACGTCGTTGTGCAGAACAAGGTGGAGCCTGCCGTGGCCCGGGAGACGCTGGCTGTGCTGCAGGCCGGCTTCGTGCCGTGGCGATGCCAGGCTGTCGGTCTGGATTGGTGGCGCTACCTGGGCGGCCCGTGGCAGTTGCTGCAGCGCTTCGCGTTTCCGGTCTAG
- a CDS encoding DUF2059 domain-containing protein: protein MRRSVLFALCLCALPLSLHADDASKRTKVEEMLTLSKVDSLSKQMLASVPDRVKQAASRQMLVQTASTDQQKKITQDYLDQMGTIAQKGASWDSVHPKLVDLYMQTFTEPELDGILAFYKTPAGQALVAKSPELSGKTIQILQGTVNSMEPDFKAATLAYETNMKNATPAGGAGKAPTLGPDTPANGNAPSLKPRQ from the coding sequence ATGCGCCGTTCTGTCCTATTCGCCCTTTGCCTGTGCGCTCTCCCGTTGTCGCTGCACGCGGACGACGCCTCCAAGCGCACCAAGGTGGAAGAGATGCTGACGCTGAGCAAGGTGGACAGCCTGAGCAAGCAGATGCTGGCCAGCGTTCCCGATCGCGTGAAGCAGGCCGCGTCTCGCCAGATGCTGGTGCAAACGGCGAGCACTGACCAGCAGAAGAAGATCACGCAGGATTACCTGGACCAGATGGGCACGATCGCGCAAAAGGGCGCGTCGTGGGACTCGGTTCATCCCAAGCTGGTCGATCTGTACATGCAGACGTTCACTGAGCCGGAGCTCGACGGCATCCTGGCCTTCTACAAGACGCCTGCGGGGCAGGCGCTGGTCGCCAAGAGCCCCGAACTGAGCGGCAAGACCATCCAGATTTTGCAGGGCACCGTCAACAGCATGGAGCCGGATTTCAAAGCGGCCACGCTGGCCTATGAAACCAACATGAAGAACGCAACGCCGGCCGGCGGCGCGGGCAAGGCGCCGACGCTCGGCCCTGATACCCCGGCCAACGGCAATGCGCCCTCTTTAAAGCCGCGCCAGTAG
- a CDS encoding DUF2059 domain-containing protein, with the protein MNRGAQWIAGLLLAAALPMATHADEASKRAKLHEMFQLAHIDQTMRIMFAAQEKQMPQLLRKLMPAGTLTAEQQADLDAFIVKVHGIVAQAATWEKLEPQFTDIYASVYSESEIDGLIAFYKSPVGAEMVAKQPEIVERSQAVTQSLMQTVQPQIMQAAMEFAQEMQSKYGSKSSAPPKPAAK; encoded by the coding sequence ATGAACCGAGGAGCACAGTGGATCGCGGGTCTGTTGCTCGCAGCGGCACTGCCCATGGCGACGCACGCCGACGAGGCCAGCAAACGCGCCAAGCTGCACGAAATGTTCCAACTGGCTCACATCGACCAGACCATGAGGATCATGTTTGCAGCGCAGGAGAAGCAAATGCCGCAATTGCTTCGCAAGCTGATGCCTGCAGGAACACTGACGGCTGAGCAGCAGGCGGATCTGGATGCATTCATCGTCAAGGTGCATGGCATCGTTGCGCAGGCCGCAACCTGGGAGAAGCTGGAGCCGCAGTTCACCGACATCTATGCTTCCGTGTATTCCGAGAGCGAGATCGATGGGCTGATCGCGTTTTACAAGTCGCCGGTCGGTGCGGAGATGGTCGCCAAGCAGCCGGAGATCGTTGAGCGATCGCAGGCGGTTACGCAGTCGCTGATGCAGACCGTACAGCCGCAGATCATGCAGGCAGCCATGGAGTTCGCACAAGAGATGCAATCCAAGTACGGCAGCAAGTCCTCAGCACCTCCAAAGCCGGCAGCGAAGTAA